One segment of Vespa velutina chromosome 17, iVesVel2.1, whole genome shotgun sequence DNA contains the following:
- the LOC124955171 gene encoding actin-binding LIM protein 1 isoform X14, which translates to MGKTFCQSCKKKCSGEVLRVQDKYFHIGCFKCAQCNASLAQGGFFAREGSYYCTKDYRERWGTKCAGCGEYVEGDVVTAGEKHAFHPNCFHCQRCRQPLLGQGTKVSLVQGQALCHRCVGIPVREASTPVGNSGGGTRGSSDATTDPGACAGCGNQLREGQALVALDRQWHVWCFKCHSCDTVLHGEYMGKDGVPYCEKDYQKQFGVKCAYCNRYISGKVLQAGDNHHFHPTCARCTKCGDPFGDGEEMYLQGAAIWHPRCGPGPTGPNGIVNGHGEGAHTPQHRESERISSSASEMQVTSFSLRSRTPSLNGSLCSPYSSLSRKYYPARTGSPGLILREYGRGGHEDVSRIYTYSYLTETPSQGYLRRPIQPYDKPPTSPHFHRPSSSRSIRSSGGRSSRSGMRALVDALSETRPKSPAAGSQVDNDEPIELAHYPDAMKPPPGAQPPIERDDFPAPPYPYTDPERRRRWSDTYKGVPASDDEDEVDNKTYIKEVEQKLKKEQDELSKIDTGIAKVFLQDREKDRENLRHKAANVDPRNASRTPSAAREPTYRLRYESPVGASPSRNIDHARPWEDDDGFSYRSSGPSYNESAKRPSFSRKRKVVSSLRHIPKPGYGLAPRSHTFSSTGGSVSALPGDYSFSGMGDKTHSTDFSSGKSDISTGSITDVDRRALVCTTAPYYSRQISMNDGGILPSSTTYTGGLGSVVGSHGGHHVRRSLPDMGAAPTEPPKLYPYHLLVITNYRLPADVDRCNLERHLSDAEFEAVLQCTRAEFYRLPQWRRNEIKRRARLF; encoded by the exons GGAAAACATTTTGCCAGTCTTGTAAGAAGAAGTGTAGCGGGGAGGTATTGAGGGTAcaggataaatattttcatataggTTGTTTCAAGTGTGCTCAGTGCAATGCTAGTTTAGCACAAGGTGGCTTCTTTGCTCGAGAGGGTTCCTACTATTGTACGAAG GATTACCGAGAACGTTGGGGCACGAAATGTGCTGGGTGCGGAGAATACGTTGAAGGTGACGTTGTTACAGCTGGAGAGAAGCATGCCTTTCATCCAAATTGTTTTCACTGTCAAAGATGCAGACAGCCGTTGCTTGGACAAGGAACGAAAGTTTCTCTGGTACAAG GTCAAGCTCTATGTCATCGATGCGTTGGTATCCCCGTTCGAGAAGCATCGACGCCAGTGGGGAATAGCGGTGGTGGTACTCGAGGATCCAGCGATGCCACGACTGACCCTGGTGCTTGTGCCGGCTGCGGAAACCAATTGCGAGAAGGTCAAGCTTTGGTCGCTCTCGATCGTCAATGGCACGTTTGGTGCTTCAAATGTCATAGCTGCGACACCGTTCTACATGGCGAATATATGGGGAA AGACGGCGTGCCTTATTGCGAGAAGGATTATCAGAAACAATTTGGCGTGAAGTGTGCGTATTGTAATCGTTACATAAGCGGCAAGGTTCTACAGGCCGGTGATAATCATCATTTTCATCCGACCTGCGCTCGTTGTACGAAATGCGGTGATCCGTTTGGCGACGGAGAAGAGATGTATCTGCAAGGTGCGGCAATCTGGCATCCTCGTTGCGGTCCAGGACCAACCGGACCGAACGGTATAGTCAACGGACACGGAGAAGGTGCACATACTCCGCAACACAGAGAATCCGAACGAATTTCCAGTAGCGCCTCGGAAATGCAGGTAACTTCG TTTTCATTGCGGTCACGCACGCCAAGCCTGAACGGATCACTCTGCAGCCCTTACAGCAGCCTCAGTCGCAAG TATTATCCTGCACGAACCGGCAGTCCTGGATTGATCCTGAGAGAATACGGTCGAGGAGGACACGAGGATGTATCTAGAATTTACACTTATTCTTACTTGACTGAAACGCCCAGTCAAGGATATCTGAGACGTCCGATACAGCCTTACGACAAACCTCCGACAAGTCCCCACTTTCATAGACCCAGCT CATCTCGTTCGATAAGAAGTAGCGGTGGACGTAGTAGCAGATCAGGAATGAGAGCATTGGTCGATGCTTTGAGCGAAACTCGGCCAAAGTCGCCTGCTGCTGGAAGTCAGGTTGACAACGACGAGCCAATAGAATTGGCACATTATCCGGATGCTATGAAACCTCCACCTGGTGCTCAGCCgccgatagaaagagatgacTTTCCAGCTCCTCCTTATCCTTATACCGATCCCGAAAGACGTAGACGATGGTCCGATACTTACAAG GGGGTACCCGCATCAGATGACGAGGATGAGGTAGACAACAAGACGTACATCAAAGAGGTGGAGcaaaagttgaaaaaagagCAGGACGAGTTGAGTAAGATCGATACGGGAATAGCGAAGGTGTTTCTACAGGATCGCGAAAAGGATCGAGAGAATTTGAGACACAAAGCTGCCAACGTTGATCCAAGAAATGCTTCGAGGACGCCATCGGCCGCGAGAGAACCAACCTATAGGCTGCGATACGAGAGTCCCGTTGGAGCAT CGCCATCGAGAAACATAGATCATGCACGACCATGGGAAGACGACGATGGTTTTAGTTACAGATCGAGTGGGCCTAGTTACAACG AAAGTGCTAAACGACCTTCTTTTTCACGGAAGAGAAAAG TTGTGAGCTCTCTTCGGCACATCCCGAAGCCAGGGTACGGTCTGGCACCGCGAAGTCACACCTTCTCCTCGACCGGCGGTTCTGTATCTGCTCTCCCT GGTGATTATTCGTTCAGTGGGATGGGAGACAAGACGCACAGCACTGATTTCTCATCCGGCAAATCAGATA TATCGACAGGCAGCATCACGGATGTGGATCGACGGGCATTGGTATGTACCACAGCCCCATACTACTCCCGGCAAATTAGCATG AATGATGGTGGTATCCTGCCATCCTCCACCACATACACGGGTGGCCTAGGTTCAGTGGTGGGAAGTCATGGTGGTCATCACGTAAGAAGGTCACTGCCGGATATGGGTGCCGCACCAACCGAACCACCGAAGCTTTATCCTTATCATTTACTCGTTATCACCAATTATAGACTGCCGGCTGACGTTGATCGTTGTAATCTCGAA CGACATTTATCCGACGCCGAATTCGAGGCAGTTCTACAGTGTACTCGAGCCGAATTCTACAGATTACCGCAATGGCGTCGAAACGAGATAAAAAGGCGTGCGCGGCTCTTTTAA